The DNA segment tacatatatatatatatatatgatcaactGGTAATTCAAGTTTGAGGACAAGAGGAATTGGTTTGAGAAGGTAGTGCATGAGAAATTACTTCTTCTCTTGAAATCTTGAATCAGAATAGCCAACCTCCCTACCAAGAGATGCACATGAAGAATTTAgaccaaaacaaaaaaaagaatataaCTATATAACATTTAGATCAAGCCAAATGATTCTGTTTGACACAGAAAAGTTGAGAGTTAAAGAAGTTGTGGGATGAAACTGATGAGATTAAGCAGACACAGCAAGCACAATGAGGTGATGGAGACCTATAAATAGTCCTTTCTTGTCAGCTGGGCTCAGAATAGTTGCCCATCTGTAAGTGGGGACAAATAAATGGGTCAATTAGGTAGTGATTCCTTTCTTCATCTCTTTCTGATTCAGATTCAACATTGAAGGGCAATGGCTCATGTGGTCAATGAAATGTGGGGTTCCTGTGGAAGCTTAAGGAATGGGTCAAACAAGCAGCCACCCACCACTGTGGGGTTGCCCTAAGTCCTACTTGGTTGGACCCATCTGTTTGTTTATTGTCATTCAATAAAGACTCATCTAGTCATTTTGGAATCTATCTAAATTCATATTATGATCTGTTTatctactaattttttttatatccatATTCGTTTAAAATTTAATCAATATGTATTTTAATCCTTACCGATTACACGTCAATATcccgatttttttcttttttgttttcaatcCTACTTGAACATTacatctctttctttctctcacaTACAGACATTGTGATCTCCTCCCTAGAGAAAGCTTTCTTCCAATAGGCAAAACTGTTTTTTTGCCCAAATCACAACAATGAAAAGAGGAAAAAAGAGGGTGAAAATTCACTTCCTTGATAATTATGTGGCAATAATGGAGTCCAGAGCTCTTTCCAGCCCAGCATGAGCAGATTCAATTGTATTTATTTCAGATGCAGATGTATTGTTTTCATAGAATGTATGTCCTACAACCATGATGATTAAGGGTTTTGGTTTTTCTTAAGATAGCTTCAGCATTATTCCTTTCCAATTCAATGCACCAATGAAGAAAGAATGAGATGAGTTATATACTCTTAATACTATATTACTTTCTGCAGTGTAGATAGATCTTTTCCTTTTCCTCGAGTATAATTCAACTTGCTGCCTCACCAATCCATCATTGCAGGCTACTAAGAAGTGGAGAATGAGGTTCTCCATTTTGGAAGTTGATGCTGATAGTGACAAATAGATTCATTCTATATAACAAAGATCCAATAGTATCATTTTAGATCAAATGAAAACATACAGTTCTGGCCAATCATAAACCTCACCAGAAACATAAAAACAtaggaagataatagaagacattaTTAACAGAAGAAAAAAATTCCTCCATCTGAGCTACTGCTGAGCCACCTTACATCTGCTTTTCTTCACTACTCTTCCCAAAAGTCCTTGATCATTAAAGACAACAGCTGGTAATTCTCCACTTGATTACACACAAACATTACAGTGACCAAAGGTGTAGAGGATACACACAAGCGAAGGATTttaatatttgtatacatatatacattataCTAATATTTGTAAGCATAAATATGTTATTTTAAGGCTTTGCAACATCCATTCCATCCTCATGTGCACAGATTCTCAAGGAAGCCATTTACTGAGTACACAGATGACACTCCTGACCTTTGACACCTTTTGCTGGCTAGAGATTATAAAAGCTTGATCCATGgaccttattggatcttattctgCACCAATGGATCGGGCTCGATTAGTCGGCCACTTCAAGATGGTTCGGTTGGAGCCTGTTTCATCTCTCCAAACGCATCATCGTCCACTGTCTGCAAGCACTAGAATCAAACATTTCTCTGAATCAATTAGTACTGCTATTCTTAGTTGATGGGATATATAGATACATCTAAATCAAAAGGAGACAGGATTCTGTGCACTTAACTGTATGATGTTCATCTCAGATGATGGAAGCTCCACCAGAAAATGTTGCTCCAAAGCTATGTGCAACAAGGTATTAAGACATTTAAATGCACTCTGCTGCTGCATCCTAACCATTTACTATCTCTGTCTGACTGTATTTATGTTCATGTACAGTGCCATTAATCCAAGCTGCTCCCTTCATTTTCATGTGTATAAATGGGCATTCACCCTTCACGCCCTCATTCCATCTGTGTTTCTCTGAGCTTGTTTCTGTAGAGCATGGGGAGTCGCAAGAATGGGAAGTCTGTTCTCATGTGTTCTCTACTGATATGGTTGGTTTCTCAGCAGGTGACAGTCACTCCAGCCATGAGTAGGAGCGTTGATAGTGGTTTAGCTGAGGAGAACTACTCCACTACGGAATCACCTGAAGGTAATCCCCATTGAAAAATgtctcctatgccattgatattgaTGGAGGACTTGCAAAAAGTTGTAACACATGTATGTCTTGCATGGTGCAGCTTCACATGGCACCCCACACACGACGCCATCGCATGGAGGCAGAAGCGGTAGTGGTGTGCCGTCTCAGAGTGCACCATTGACACCACCTTCTGCTCCAGTGATCACCAACCCTCCATCTCCTACACTCGTCCCGCCTGCTCCAACAAATCCCAACTCCTCACCGTTCAGCTGCGAGTAAGCACATCTCAATCTCAACATATTGTTTTCGGGCCCTGTTCATGCTTTGGTTTCCCCCTCTTCAGCTACTGGAGAGCACACCCTGAAGCAATATTGGCTTTGTTGGGGTACTGGTGCACCTTGGGCGAATTCTTCGGTTTGCCTGCGGTTTCAGCTTTCGGGAGGGACCCCAGTTTGTTGGAGGCATTGTCGAACACCCGCTCTGACGGGATTGGAGCTCTGTACCGGGAAGGGACGGCGTCGCTCCTCAACTCATTGGTGAACAGGAACTTTGCCTTGACCACCCAGAAAGTCAGGGAAGAGTTCAATGCTGCGGTTATCTCCGATAAGGCAGCTGCAACCCAAGCACAGCTCTTCAAGAAGGCCAATGAGGGCCACCTCAAGCACCATTAGGTTGTATCAATGTGCTTCTCTCCTTTGTCTTTCTGCAGAGTCCCTTTGCTTTTTGTTGTTGCTCATGTTCTTCAGGTTTCTGTGTCATGTTTGTGCTTCCCACCTGGTGATGTAGGAACTCTACTTTGAGCTAGCTTATCGGTAATGCACATTGTCTCGTTGAAGAACATAGCCTGCAACATTTGCctgaaataattaaaattgaaTCAGGACCAAAGCTGAACATTAATAACAAGATCAAAGTAATAATGAGTTGTCCTGGTTTGAGTCACAGCTCCATAATAATGTTACTCCATCACGGATCAGTACAAGTCTTGAATTCAACTCCAGAATAGATTGATATCATACCATTAATTCGATTCATGAACCTGTTTCTATTTTCAATAGACAGCGAGTGAAAAATAAGTGAAGTCAGTGGAGTCTCAAAGTTGCAAAAAACACAATGAATACTCTTGGTCTTGGCTTCAGGAATCTTCTCCAGGATCATCACCTCTTCAATCTAATCAGACCAACAACTGTGTTATTCCAACAGGTTTTAGCAATAAAGAAGCTCAACAAGGAAGCATATCTAACCATATAAAAAAACATTCTTTTGCCAATCAAATTTGGCAGGAGAACTCAAACTTAATTTGTTGAAGAACTAGTGTGAGGAAAAGAGTCAGTCACATCAACAGTCCTGCTATCAAGTGATTTCTGTTAAATCTTTCTATCCCCAAGGATAGACAAGACCAAAATTCTCACGTATGCCTCCATGACATATAAAAACTGGACTggaggaaaaaaagaaataagtTATTGTCCAAAGTGATGCACAATCTTTTGAGACAGAGTTAGTGTTCAAAGAGCGTCTTTACAGGCTCATTATCTTCCAAATAGTATCTGAAAGTTCATTTTGAGAATACAAAGATTTAGCTTTCAGGAAGCAGAAAACTCGATTTAGATAGAGTTGCAAAGATGAACTTTTACTAGTGAATTACTCACCAATATGTTTCAGGAGAAAAAGGATTTCTTGTCTACCTCTATGTGTAAAAAGGAATGTTATCGTGAGATCAAAATACGAATTTGAAATTACTATTTAAGGGGAACTCCTACAACATGGCAGGTATGGATTTAAGAGCTCAATAAATGACTGAAACATAGGACGGTGTTGTTGACAGGATTCAGATAGAAAAAGATTCTATCTGTAAAAGACATAGGTCAAACACAGTCATCTTCCATATTTACATCAGATAGAAAAAGATTCTTCAGAATAAACCAATCATAAAATTTAAGGTAAAAAACACCCAGCTTGTAAAAGAGTTTCAGTCATAAAAGAGAGAGAATTGATGAGGA comes from the Musa acuminata AAA Group cultivar baxijiao chromosome BXJ2-8, Cavendish_Baxijiao_AAA, whole genome shotgun sequence genome and includes:
- the LOC135620016 gene encoding protodermal factor 1-like, whose amino-acid sequence is MGSRKNGKSVLMCSLLIWLVSQQVTVTPAMSRSVDSGLAEENYSTTESPEASHGTPHTTPSHGGRSGSGVPSQSAPLTPPSAPVITNPPSPTLVPPAPTNPNSSPFSCDYWRAHPEAILALLGYWCTLGEFFGLPAVSAFGRDPSLLEALSNTRSDGIGALYREGTASLLNSLVNRNFALTTQKVREEFNAAVISDKAAATQAQLFKKANEGHLKHH